The proteins below come from a single Chelmon rostratus isolate fCheRos1 chromosome 10, fCheRos1.pri, whole genome shotgun sequence genomic window:
- the plekhn1 gene encoding pleckstrin homology domain-containing family N member 1 yields the protein MGSSMSCVPQHNFRFSSKSFIRRNSSRLFRKKNPQEGQEKSNSIINILCTVTPRKEMSHKDLQTIENIKWDPPYDPASGWKKSSINVKNYGRMIHSSKVRFRFLHCQDVHDCYLDLFQTHLHFVSNNTTGLTYQGTLPLKELTICNLQQNCNHSQPQEFAFQINGVSLNPIIVYCANQEEMDLWFGLLKENIEANGGTAIAPENYTRVKVNQGETPNGREELRNSINREPIYEWEGSQRDSLGTISYVTKVRLQHLPCQEQSDRLLVMYPSTLIILSEENDGLFYKGKLPLNMITVTTPCQDVKPNTFMIEGKLINPIVVSCVDRTEFCDWIQHFKAADVPVLTPPPPVYDIIYTPTHKEAPQFDRWSGNSQGRTESLRFRQSPSGRGSHNLQLPIQENNPLSPGYSEPLCYSSSRPSSTETARLGSRTNSVSSHTRPERDLRPLSLRYSSPQRSSYLQPIESSVLSQIYSTPYSALHRASPQRLEKAPLIKSNSWSTPQTSLSYSLSTPQRHSDMCAPRQPLSPLYDEPCSPEIYSLDEARPVLQSWEEPIQHHHHQQQGPQLLPSSFQLRTPPVGRRCRRSLVLTNSQGQALGLEMEAPQSQAEQRAEAVSRLKLLPAPGQRQEQILLPSSSARNTSQMPYGYSPDHHSYLEPTDPDDQEMDYDNIWEYDCDTGMIQPTSGISTHWTGLDFGARGLGAMATQQRWS from the exons ATGGGGAGCAGCATGTCATGTGTCCCCCAACACAACTTCAGATTCTCCAGCAAGAGTTTCATTCGCAGGAACAG CAGTCGGCTGTTTCGTAAGAAGAATCCCCAAGAGGGACAGGAGAAGtccaacagcatcatcaacatccTGTGCACCGTCACCCCCAGGAAG GAAATGTCCCATAAAGATCTGCAGACGATAGAGAACATAAAGTGGGATCCTCCCTACGACCCGGCCAGTGGCTGGAAGAAGAGCAGCATCAATGTGAAGAACTACGGACGGATGATTCACAGCTCCAAAGTTCGTTTCCGCTTCCTGCACTGCCAG GATGTACATGACTGCTACCTGGATCTCTTCCAGACACACCTTCATTTTGTCTCGAACAACACAACCGGGCTGACATACCAG GGCACTCTCCCTTTAAAAGAACTCACGATCTGCAACCTGCAACAGAACTGCAACCACAGCCAGCCCCAGGAATTCGCCTTTCAAATCAACG GTGTCAGCCTTAACCCCATCATCGTCTACTGTGCCAACCAAGAAGAAATGGACCTATGGTTTGGTCTGCTCAAGGAAAATATTGAGGCCAACGGAGGAACCGCAATTGCACCCGAAAACTACACCAGAGTGAAA GTAAACCAAGGTGAGACCCCTAAcggcagagaggagctgaggaacTCCATCAACAGAGAGCCCATCTACGAGTGGGAAGGCTCCCAGAGGGACAGCCTGGGCACCATCAGCTATGTCACTAAAGTCCGACTGCAGCACCTGCCCTGTCAG GAACAGAGTGACAGGCTACTGGTAATGTACCCCTCGACGCTGATCATCCTATCTGAGGAGAATGATGGGCTCTTCTACAAG GGGAAACTTCCACTCAACATGATCACTGTGACCACACCCTGCCAAGACGTCAAGCCCAACACCTTCATGATTGAAG GCAAGCTGATCAACCCCATAGTGGTGTCGTGTGTGGATAGGACTGAGTTCTGCGACTGGATCCAGCATTTCAAAGCTGCTGATGTGCCCGTTCTCACCCCTCCGCCCCCCGTGTATGACATCATCTACACCCCGACGCACAAAGAG GCTCCACAGTTTGACAGGTGGAGTGGAAACAGCCAAGGACGAACGGAGTCTCTTAGGTTCAGACAGTCACCGAGTGGACGTGGGTCCCACAACCTTCAGTTACCCATTCAAGAAAACAACCCTCTCTCGCCAGGATACTCTGAACCCCTCTGT TACAGCTCCAGTCGTCCCTCCTCAACCGAGACCGCCCGCCTGGGCAGCAGGACCAACAGTGTGTCGTCCCACACCAGGCCTGAACGCGACCTACGACCTTTGTCATTGCGCTACTCCTCCCCCCAGCGCAGCTCCTACCTCCAGCCCATTGAGAGCTCAGTGCTGTCTCAGATCTACAGCACGCCCTACTCTGCCCTGCATCGTGCCAGCCCACAGCGGCTGGAGAAAGCACCGCTCATCAAG TCTAACAGCTGGAGCACCCCTCAGACATCCTTGAGCTACTCCCTGAGCACCCCCCAGCGCCACTCGGACATGTGCGCCCCTCGTCAACCGTTGTCGCCCCTGTACGACGAGCCCTGCAGCCCCGAAATCTACTCCCTGGATGAGGCCAGGCCAGTG CTGCAGAGCTGGGAAGAGCCGATTCAgcatcaccaccaccagcagcagggcCCCCAGCTCCTACCGTCCTCCTTCCAGCTTCGCACCCCTCCCGTGGGCAGGCGCTGCAGGAGAAGCTTGGTCCTGACCAACTCCCAGGGACAGGCTCTGGGCCTGGAGATGGAGGCTCCTCAAAGccaagcagagcagagagccgAGGCCGTGTCGAGGCTAAAGCTGCTGCCTGCGCCCGGCCAACGGCAAGAGCAG ATTCTCCTCCCGTCGAGCTCTGCGAGGAACACCTCTCAGATGCCTTATGGTTACTCACCAG ATCACCACTCCTACCTTGAACCCACAGACCCAGATGACCAGGAAATGGACTATGACAACATTTGGGAGTACGACTGTGATACTGGAATGATTCAGCCAACGTCTGGAATTTCGACACACTGGACAGGATTAGACTTTGGGGCCAGAGGCCTCGGGGCCATGGCAACCCAGCAGAGATggtcataa